A portion of the Manihot esculenta cultivar AM560-2 chromosome 2, M.esculenta_v8, whole genome shotgun sequence genome contains these proteins:
- the LOC110607085 gene encoding methylsterol monooxygenase 1-1 has protein sequence MLPYNSLDEAAVSLGRNLTFAETLWFNYSANKSDYFLYCHNILFMFLIYSTVPLPYVLVELMRSAGFEKYKIQPKVKLSSSETFKCYKDVMRMSFLVVGPLQLLSYPSVKMIGIRTSLPLPSGWEIFLQLLVYFIVEDYTNYWIHRFLHGKWGYEKIHRVHHEYTAPIAFAASYAHWAEILILGLPSFLGPAIVPGHMITFWLWFVLRQIEAIETHSGYDFPWTPTKYIPFYGGAEYHDYHHYVGRQSQSNFASMFTYCDFIYGTDKGYRYQKKLLGKLKEGLKSDGEQNGGSDLPIQDLKSE, from the exons ATGCTGCCGTACAACTCGCTGGACGAGGCGGCGGTCTCTCTTGGCCGCAACCTCACCTTCGCCGAGACATTGTGGTTCAATTACTCCGCAAACAAGTCCGATTACTTCCTTTACTGCCATAACATTCTCTTCATGTTTTTAATCTATTCTACTGTGCCTCTGCCTTATGTTTTAGTCGAGTTAATGAGATCTGCTGGGTTCGAAAAGTATAAGATTCAGCCCAAGGTTAAGCTGTCGTCCTCCGAGACGTTCAAATGCTACAAAGATGTCATGCGCATGTCTTTTCTCGTTGTAGGTCCCTTGCAATTGCTCTCATACCCCTCTGTCAAG ATGATCGGTATTCGGACAAGTTTGCCATTGCCGTCTGGATGGGAAATTTTTCTACAATTGTTGGTGTATTTCATAGTGGAGGACTATACCAATTATTGGATCCACAGGTTTCTGCACGGGAAATGGGGCTATGAGAAAATTCACCGAGTTCACCATGAGTATACTGCTCCCATTGCTTTTGCTGCTTCATATGCACACTGGGCTGAAATTTTAATCCTGGGACTTCCTTCTTTCCTTGGGCCAGCAATAGTTCCCGGGCACATGATCACATTTTGGTTGTGGTTTGTTTTGCGGCAGATTGAGGCAATTGAGACACACAGCGG GTATGATTTCCCTTGGACTCCCACAAAATATATTCCGTTTTATGGTGGGGCAGAGTACCATGATTACCACCATTACGTTGGAAGACAGAGTCAAAGCAACTTTGCTTCAATGTTCACCTACTGTGACTTTATTTATGGAACTGACAAG GGCTATCGGTATCAAAAGAAGCTACTTGGAAAG TTGAAAGAGGGATTGAAAAGTGATGGTGAACAGAATGGAGGCTCAGACTTACCTATACAAGATCTTAAATCTGAGTAG